The following proteins come from a genomic window of Burkholderia stabilis:
- a CDS encoding D-2-hydroxyacid dehydrogenase family protein codes for MKIAILDDYQDAVRKLNCFEMLAGHDVKVFNNTVRGLGQLASRLAEVEALVLIRERTPISSQLLAKLPNLRMISQTGRISSHIDLEACTDRGIAVLEGTGSPIAPAELTWALVMAAQRRIPQYVANLKQGAWQQSGLKTSAMPPNFGLGQVLRGQTLGIWGYGKIGRLVAGYGKAFGMNVLIWGREHSLEAARADGYTAAESREALFEQSDVLSLHLRMHDDTRGIVKQEDLMRMKPTSLLVNTSRAELLEENALVNALSHNRPGMVAIDVFESEPILQGYSLLRMENVICTPHIGYVERESYELYFSAAFRNILAFDDGDMSSVANPEALTPIRKR; via the coding sequence ATGAAAATTGCCATCCTCGACGACTACCAGGACGCCGTCCGCAAGCTGAACTGCTTCGAGATGCTTGCCGGCCACGACGTGAAGGTCTTCAACAACACGGTGCGCGGCCTGGGACAGCTCGCTAGCCGTCTGGCGGAAGTCGAGGCGCTCGTGCTGATTCGTGAACGAACCCCGATTTCGTCGCAACTGCTCGCCAAGCTGCCGAACCTGCGCATGATCAGTCAGACCGGCCGCATCTCGAGCCACATCGATCTCGAAGCGTGTACCGACCGCGGTATCGCGGTGCTCGAAGGCACGGGTTCGCCGATCGCGCCCGCCGAGCTGACCTGGGCGCTCGTGATGGCCGCCCAGCGCCGCATTCCGCAGTACGTCGCGAACCTGAAGCAGGGCGCCTGGCAACAGTCGGGCCTGAAGACGTCGGCGATGCCGCCGAACTTCGGCCTCGGCCAGGTACTGCGCGGCCAGACGCTCGGCATCTGGGGCTACGGCAAGATCGGCCGGCTCGTCGCCGGCTACGGCAAGGCGTTCGGGATGAACGTGCTGATCTGGGGCCGCGAGCATTCGCTCGAGGCCGCGCGCGCCGACGGCTATACGGCCGCCGAGAGCCGCGAGGCGCTGTTCGAGCAGAGCGACGTGCTGTCGCTGCACCTGCGCATGCACGACGACACGCGCGGGATCGTCAAGCAGGAAGACCTGATGCGGATGAAGCCGACGTCGCTGCTCGTCAATACGAGCCGCGCCGAACTGCTCGAGGAAAACGCGCTCGTCAACGCGCTGTCGCACAACCGTCCGGGGATGGTCGCGATCGACGTGTTCGAGAGCGAGCCGATCCTGCAGGGCTACAGCCTGCTGCGGATGGAAAACGTGATCTGCACGCCGCACATCGGTTATGTCGAACGCGAAAGCTACGAGCTTTATTTCAGCGCGGCGTTCAGGAACATCCTCGCATTCGACGACGGCGACATGTCGAGCGTCGCCAACCCGGAAGCGCTGACGCCGATCCGCAAGCGCTGA
- a CDS encoding patatin-like phospholipase family protein — MFDQIVFAGGGNRCWWQAGFWDVAQPSLGLRPRVITGISAGAATACMLYTRDAAWVMRYYEEALRHNRKNAYWGNLFGREPVFPHYRIYRQALLDIYGEPFAKLAAAPEIRIGVSHVPRWLGARSAVAAGLVAYNIEKYVRKTLHPTLGRSLGFRPEFVRAQACTQVDELADLILQSSCTPPFTPVLRRGGRPVLDGGMVDNVPVDALDPSPGDVLVLVTRLYPRPQMFTVAHGDQRRLYVQPSSKVPISSWDYTSPSQMRHAYDLGRRDGEHFLTRVDAMTGGRVAA, encoded by the coding sequence ATGTTCGACCAGATCGTTTTTGCCGGCGGCGGCAATCGCTGCTGGTGGCAGGCCGGCTTCTGGGACGTCGCGCAGCCGTCGCTGGGCCTGCGCCCGCGCGTGATCACCGGCATCTCGGCCGGCGCGGCGACCGCGTGCATGCTGTATACGCGCGACGCCGCATGGGTGATGCGCTATTACGAAGAGGCGCTGCGCCACAACCGGAAGAACGCGTACTGGGGCAACCTGTTCGGGCGCGAGCCCGTGTTTCCGCATTACCGCATTTACCGCCAGGCCTTGCTCGACATCTACGGCGAGCCGTTCGCGAAGCTCGCCGCGGCACCGGAGATCCGCATCGGCGTGTCGCACGTGCCGCGCTGGCTCGGCGCGCGCAGCGCGGTCGCAGCGGGCCTCGTCGCGTACAACATCGAGAAGTACGTGCGCAAGACGCTGCACCCGACGCTCGGGCGCTCGCTCGGCTTCCGGCCTGAATTCGTGCGTGCGCAAGCCTGCACGCAAGTCGACGAACTCGCCGACCTGATCCTGCAGTCGTCCTGCACGCCACCATTCACGCCGGTGCTGCGCCGTGGCGGCAGGCCGGTGCTCGACGGCGGGATGGTCGACAACGTGCCGGTCGACGCGCTCGACCCGTCGCCGGGCGACGTGCTGGTGCTCGTCACGCGGCTGTATCCGCGTCCGCAGATGTTCACGGTCGCGCACGGCGACCAGCGGCGGCTGTACGTGCAGCCGTCGAGCAAGGTGCCGATTTCGAGCTGGGATTACACGAGCCCGTCGCAGATGCGGCATGCGTACGACCTCGGACGGCGCGACGGCGAGCACTTCCTCACACGCGTCGACGCGATGACGGGCGGCCGCGTGGCCGCCTGA
- a CDS encoding LysR family transcriptional regulator: protein MDHLQSMRVFVKVADLGSFARAASAMDISNAVATRHVADLEGRLGTRLLNRTTRSLSLTESGQVYLERARQILDELEDVEQMVVARNHEPVGTLRIVAPVVFGLHNLASVLQSYTENFPKVVPDLTLVDRQVDLVEEGFDVGIVVTRQMRSASIVTRRLTTGCMTVCATPSYLEKHGVPTHPEQLAEHPSLSLPAEYWGDERVFTGPDGEVRVRPTNVIVANNTAMLRQFALLGMGVAILPSYLIGSDIARGALVRLLPDFRLPQVEINIAYPSRRHLPAKVRTFIDHLVEYFSHSTDATIGEQWAAQGTTLAPIGVETRAEQPESADPNLSPRLPRSPRTRVAVPSPL from the coding sequence ATGGATCATTTGCAGTCGATGCGCGTGTTCGTCAAGGTTGCAGATCTCGGCAGTTTCGCGCGGGCCGCGAGCGCAATGGACATTTCCAACGCGGTCGCGACGCGTCACGTCGCCGATCTGGAAGGCCGGCTCGGCACGCGTTTGCTGAACCGCACCACACGCAGTCTTTCCCTGACGGAGTCGGGTCAGGTCTATCTGGAGCGTGCTCGCCAGATCCTCGATGAGCTCGAGGACGTCGAGCAGATGGTCGTCGCGCGCAATCACGAGCCGGTCGGCACACTGCGCATCGTCGCGCCGGTCGTGTTCGGCCTGCATAACCTCGCATCCGTGCTGCAGTCGTACACGGAGAATTTCCCGAAAGTGGTGCCGGATCTCACGCTGGTCGACCGGCAGGTCGATCTCGTCGAGGAAGGCTTCGACGTCGGCATCGTCGTCACGCGCCAGATGCGCAGCGCGAGCATCGTCACGCGGCGCCTGACCACCGGCTGCATGACCGTGTGCGCGACGCCGAGCTATCTGGAGAAGCACGGCGTGCCGACTCATCCGGAGCAGCTTGCCGAGCACCCGAGCCTGAGCCTGCCGGCCGAATACTGGGGCGACGAGCGTGTGTTCACGGGGCCGGACGGTGAAGTGCGCGTGCGCCCGACCAACGTGATCGTCGCGAACAACACCGCGATGCTGCGGCAGTTCGCGTTGCTCGGAATGGGCGTCGCGATCCTGCCGAGCTATCTGATCGGCAGCGACATCGCGCGCGGCGCGCTCGTGCGGCTGCTGCCGGATTTCCGGCTGCCGCAGGTCGAAATCAACATCGCTTACCCGAGCCGGCGCCATTTGCCTGCGAAGGTGCGCACGTTCATCGACCACCTCGTCGAGTATTTCAGCCACTCGACCGATGCGACGATCGGCGAGCAGTGGGCCGCGCAGGGTACGACGCTCGCGCCGATCGGCGTCGAGACACGTGCCGAGCAGCCCGAGTCGGCCGACCCGAACCTGTCGCCGCGCCTGCCGCGTTCGCCGCGCACGCGCGTTGCGGTGCCGTCGCCGCTGTAA
- a CDS encoding PaaI family thioesterase: MDENAVRELLDRLLAPWVRSLGLVPVSIGDDSVTLRLPFSGEFRHSGGVMCGQVFTAAADTAMVVAISAALGEFRPMTTVSLNTNFMRPVRKGDVLVTARVLRMGRNLVFGEVELFDEDGKMAVHATSTYALVS; the protein is encoded by the coding sequence ATGGACGAAAACGCAGTTCGCGAATTGCTGGATCGCCTGCTGGCCCCGTGGGTCCGCTCGCTTGGTCTGGTCCCCGTGTCGATCGGCGACGACAGCGTCACGCTGCGCCTGCCGTTTTCCGGCGAATTCCGTCATTCGGGCGGCGTGATGTGCGGTCAGGTCTTCACCGCTGCGGCTGATACGGCGATGGTGGTCGCGATCTCCGCCGCGCTCGGCGAGTTCCGGCCGATGACGACCGTGTCGCTGAACACGAACTTCATGCGTCCCGTGCGCAAGGGCGACGTGCTCGTCACCGCGCGCGTGCTGCGGATGGGCCGCAATCTCGTGTTCGGTGAAGTCGAGCTGTTCGACGAGGACGGCAAGATGGCCGTTCACGCGACGTCGACCTACGCACTCGTCAGCTGA